Proteins encoded by one window of Actinocorallia herbida:
- a CDS encoding NUDIX hydrolase, translated as MQPIVDKIAWIRLDGGRVLSTRSRGKDVYYLPGGKREPGESDLDTLVREVEEELSVKILPDTAGLVGVFEAQAHGHSSGVVVRMTCYTAEHVGSPVASSEIVEVVWLSYRDRDRVSPVDQIIFDHLHQADLLR; from the coding sequence GTGCAGCCGATCGTTGACAAGATCGCCTGGATTCGCCTGGACGGGGGGCGAGTTCTCAGTACGCGGTCGCGCGGTAAGGACGTGTACTACCTGCCCGGGGGGAAGCGGGAGCCCGGTGAGAGCGACCTGGACACCCTCGTGCGCGAGGTCGAGGAAGAGCTCTCGGTCAAGATCCTTCCGGACACCGCCGGGCTCGTCGGCGTCTTCGAGGCGCAGGCACACGGCCACTCCTCCGGTGTCGTGGTGCGGATGACCTGCTACACCGCCGAGCATGTCGGCAGTCCCGTCGCCAGCAGCGAGATCGTCGAGGTCGTCTGGCTCTCCTACCGGGACCGGGACCGGGTCTCCCCCGTCGACCAGATCATCTTCGACCACCTGCACCAAGCCGACCTCCTGCGCTGA